Proteins from a single region of Rhea pennata isolate bPtePen1 chromosome 4, bPtePen1.pri, whole genome shotgun sequence:
- the C4H4orf19 gene encoding uncharacterized protein C4orf19 homolog — translation MGCRCCKMIQSYIFDPEEVQSPGYTPEVNSYKQDEQDSNKFKFKQNSEIQEHKNELQKDELKRTENKKQVNTTKETLWNHRGSAFQEDSPVKCVAKPDVAVNGGNPCAGAYPSLNPNISPMKEASKQGTSSLLAESSSASTRDFYPKLNESGQKFDLEAGSHCKSACKEPDSIQDGNSHSAGENTSLIGSVILETQNNAIQLPDVDYPQNSNQTRNYVEKDSFSVDYACSDQNTRPSAKHDQDLYLTLPLHMKESSTEPFKTSSVSLSEDIPDGITAKALTTAAQAPTHSDHRDINGEIEEEDAEVAAALAALEAATAGEDLEDDDEY, via the exons ATGGGGTGCAGGTGCTGCAAAATGATACAAAG CTATATTTTTGATCCAGAAGAAGTACAATCACCTGGATACACTCCTGAAGTGAACAGCTACAAACAAGATGAGCAAGACAGCaataaattcaaattcaaaCAGAACAGTGAAATTCAAGAACACAAAAATGAACTCCAAAAGGATGAGttaaagagaacagaaaataaaaaacaggtAAATACTACAAAAGAAACTCTCTGGAATCACAGAGGAAGTGCTTTTCAAGAAGACAGTCCTGTGAAGTGTGTTGCAAAGCCTGATGTTGCAGTCAATGGTGGCAACCCCTGCGCTGGAGCATACCCCAGTCTCAACCCCAACATAAGTCCAATGAAGGAAGCCAGCAAACAGGGAACCTCCAGCTTGTTAGCAGAGTCTTCTTCAGCCAGCACCAGAGACTTCTACCCCAAACTAAATGAGTCTGGTCAAAAATTTGACCTAGAAGCAGGCAGTCACTGTAAGTCAGCCTGTAAAGAGCCAGACAGTATTCAAGATGGGAACTCCCACTCGGCAGGGGAAAACACCTCTCTCATAGGAAGTGTCATACTGGAGACACAAAATAATGCCATACAATTGCCAGATGTAGATTATCCCCAAAACAGCAACCAAACCAGGAACTATGTTGAAAAAGATAGCTTTTCAGTTGATTATGCATGCTCAGATCAAAACACCAGGCCTTCAGCAAAACATGACCAGGACCTTTATTTAACTCTGCCTTTACATATGAAGGAAAGCAGTACTGAACCTTTTAAAACTTCCTCTGTAAGTCTGAGTGAGGACATTCCTGACGGTATCACTGCCAAAGCCCTTaccacagcagcacaggcacCGACACACTCAGACCACAGAGATATCAATGGAGAAATTGAGGAGGAAGACGCAGAAgtggcagcagctctggctgccCTGGAAGCTGCAACTGCAGGGGAAGATCTGGAAGATGACGATGAGTACTAG